One segment of Cryptococcus neoformans var. grubii H99 chromosome 2, complete sequence DNA contains the following:
- a CDS encoding trehalose-phosphatase, with product MDSMHPDPTPEVPPSLPDLKAQVARLEASHKEKGLPLSGRIIHVMHHLPVEIVRIVPADALESAGTGFLSPPMTPEFKPEDAETTVESADAKWRIHARTAHPALVSGIKSLSETHDQLLVAWTGEVLIQPDNTQSPQQPSQATFSSIASNLLAPFSAGDATPQPQPPPQQGSLMVFGGEFNEADQKEIASELDRFAEAEAKFDPTDRLKYIPVFLPPDVSKGHYEGFCKKTLWPLFHYLLWLDSTATVPSPDPSWLAYQKTNQMFAQRVAQIYKPGDLIICHDYHLLLAPKMIRESLGQVFHPNAGWGTAHPSPSLHHAQRKGFDWESNQQTPTPEKAKGEKIGAFMNHVGTALGNHLGTMEHGLQNEIMIGMFMHTPWPSSEIFRCLPKRREILDGMLGANLVSFQTYSYSRHFVSTCIRVCGYESTPGGVDANGQVTAVGYCPIGIDIKRVVHDRDQPGVLPKMQALRDLYKDKKIIVGREKLDVAKGVYNKLQAFEKFLQVYPEWRGKVVLIQVTTPALSESPKLERMTAELVSHINGTYGSLDFTPVHHYHQALEKDEYFGLLSCADLALITSLRDGMNTTSMEFILCQDKTSKSPLVLSEFMGTAPSFASALQINPHDLLGVAQAINKGLTMRKEEKAERHANLLEGVLAHTSHTWAATILKQLLENVGGEHTAHHTPALDTAQFTDAYKKANKRLLLFDYDGTLTPIVKVPSHAVPTERTRNAIAALCKDPKNVVYLISGRDGDFLEEHWGHLDRLGLSAEHGSFVKQPGEEDFINMTEALDMSWMSEVEEIFKYYTERTTGSTIEVKKASITWHYRNSDPDFGEFQCKQALDLLESSLAPRRPIEVLVGKKNLEVRPLAVNKGEIVRRLMYENPDVDLIFCAGDDKTDEDMFRALRTIFPPGGVVDNNPVVMKPPVAVTSALEPEEVAELPDVELTIRSKGVFATTVGPPAKRTLAGWHVTCPEEVVEAFESLLEEIQVV from the exons ATGGACTCAATGCACCCTGACCCCACTCCCGAAGTCCCCCCGTCTCTCCCCGATCTCAAGGCCCAAGTGGCTAGGCTTGAAGCCTCCCACAAGGAGAAAGGGCTTCCGCTCTCGGGGCGCATCATCCACGTCATGCACCATCTCCCAGTAGAGATTGTCCGGATCGTCCCTGCCGATGCGCTCGAGTCAGCCGGAACCGGCTTCCTTTCCCCGCCCATGACACCCGAGTTCAAGCCCGAAGATGCCGAGACTACCGTCGAAAGCGCGGATGCCAAATGGCGTATCCATGCGAGGACGGCGCACCCAGCCCTGGTCAGCGGCATCAAGAGTTTGTCCGAAACCCACGACCAGTTGCTGGTTGCGTGGACCGGTGAGGTGCTCATACAGCCCGACAACACCCAGAGCCCTCAGCAGCCGTCCCAGGCtaccttttcttccataGCAAGCAATCTCCTTGCTCCTTTCTCTGCCGGTGATGCCACTCCGCAGCCCCAACCCCCGCCTCAACAGGGATCATTGATGGTCTTTGGTGGGGAATTCAACGAGGCGGATCAGAAAGAGATTGCTTCCGAATTGGACAGGTTTGCTGAAGCAGAAGCCAAATTTGATCCTACAGACAGGCTTAAGTACATTCCCGTCTTTTTACCCCCTGATGTCAGCAAGGGCCATTACGAAGGATTCTGCAAGAAGA CTCTTTGGCCGCTTTTCCACTACCTTTTATGGCTCGATTCCACTGCCACCGTCCCCTCCCCTGACCCTTCTTGGCTGGCCTATCAGAAGACCAACCAAATGTTCGCCCAGCGTGTGGCCCAAATCTATAAGCCGGGTGATCTCATCATTTGCCATGATTACCATCTACTACTCGCACCCAAGATGATTCGCGAGTCTCTTGGGCAAGTCTTCCACCCCAATGCCGGCTGGGGTACTGCCCACCCGTCTCCTTCTTTACACCACGCTCAACGCAAGGGCTTTGACTGGGAGAGTAATCAGCAGACACCTACGCCGGAAAAAGCCAAGGGCGAAAAGATCGGCGCGTTCATGAATCACGTGGGCACTGCTTTGGGCAACCACCTCGGGACAATGGAACACGGTCTGCAAAATGAGATTATGATTGGCATGTTCATGCATACCCCCTGGCCAAGCTCAGAGATTTTCAGATGCCTCCCTA agaggagagagatcCTTGACGGTATGCTGGGAGCCAACCTTGTATCTTTCCAGACATACTCTTACTCCCGCCATTTCGTCTCGACTTGTATTCGAGTATGTGGATACGAATCGACGCCGGGCGGCGTAGACGCCAACGGCCAAGTGACTGCCGTTGGCTACTGCCCTATTGGCATCGACATTAAGCGTGTCGTGCACGATCGCGACCAGCCTGGGGTTCTTCCTAAAATGCAGGCTCTTCGAGACCTGtacaaggacaagaagatcaTCGTCGGCAGAGAAAAGCTTGACGTCGCCAAGGGTGTGTACAATAAACTTCAGGCGTTTGAAAAGTTCTTGCAAGTCTACCCTGAATGGAGAGGCAAGGTCGTCTTGATTCAGGTGACCACCCCGGCTTTGTCAGAGAGTCCCAAGTTGGAAAGAATGACAGCAGAGCTGGTGAGTCATATCAATGGAACTTATGGGTCGTTGGACTTTACACCCGTTCACCATTA CCATCAAGCTCTTGAAAAAGACGAGTATTTCGGTCTTCTTTCGTGCGCCGATCTCGCCCTCATCACTTCCCTTCGCGACGGTATGAACACTACTTCTATGGAGTTCATCCTTTGTCAAGACAAGACCTCGAAATCCCCTCTTGTCCTTTCCGAATTCATGGGTACCGCTCCATCATTTGCTTCTGCTCTACAGATCAACCCTCACGACCTTTTGGGCGTTGCCCAAGCCATCAATAAGGGTTTGACCATgcgcaaagaagaaaaggctgAAAGGCACGCCAACTTGCTTGAAGGCGTTCTCGCGCACACCTCTCACACATGGGCGGCCACTATCCTCAAACAGCTCTTGGAAAATGTCGGCGGAGAACACACTGCTCATCACACTCCAGCTTTGGATACTGCTCAATTCACTGATGCCTACAAAAAGGCTAACAAGcgacttcttctctttgactATGACGGTACACTCACTCCTATCGTGAAAGTACCTTCACATGCTGTTCCCACGGAAAGAACGCGCAACGCCATTGCGGCACTTTGTAAGGACCCTAAGAATGTCGTCTATCTCATATCTGGTCGAGATGGAGATTTCCTCGAAGAACATTGGGGACATCTTGATAGGCTCGGTCTGTCGGCGGAGCATGGAAGTTTCGTCAAGCAGCCaggggaggaagatttCATCAATATGACTGAAGCCTTGGACATGAGCTGGATGAGCGAGGTAGAGGAAATTTTCAAATATTATACCGAG AGGACGACAGGCAGCACCATTGAGGTCAAAAAGGCTTCAATCACTTGGCACTACAGAAATTCTGATCCCGACTTTGGAGAATTCCAGTGCAAGCAAGCCTTGGATCTTTTAGAAAGCTCTCTTGCTCCTAGAAGACCCATAGAAG TTCTTGTTGGCAAGAAAAACCTTGAAGTCCGTCCGCTCGCCGTCAACAAGGGCGAGATTGTCAGGAGGTTGATGTATGAGAACCCGGATGTTGATTTGATTTTCTGTGCTGGCGACGACAAG ACTGATGAGGACATGTTCCGAGCTTTGAGAACGATCTTCCCTCCCGGTGGCGTGGTTGACAACAATCCAGTCGTTATGAAGCCCCCTGTCGCTGTGACCTCAGCTCTGGAACCCGAGGAAGTCGCAGAGCTCCCTGATGTTGAATTGACTATCCGAAGCAAGGGCGTGTTTGCTACCACTGTGGGCCCTCCTGCAAAAAGGACTCTTGCGGGGTGGCATGTCACTTGTCCcgaggaggttgttgaGGCTTTTGAATCTCTCCTCGAGGAGATTCAGGTGGTTTAG
- a CDS encoding ankyrin repeat-containing protein, whose product MAQTSGKNLWVAASDGDIERVKYLIEQENCTPNDKDANSYTPLHAAASYAHIDLLSYLLSIGGDPNLTDDDGETPLYVVETIEVAKFLIDNGADPKWKNQEGLTAAELLDEDHPDVAAFLRGLTGEVAPTRSEGMDDEREVVDGDISNGQISQLALDNYTSTQTVALLQEAQRIMEECARDGVEPDERLREVVERAVRDGLAFGREAAEDEEAPAPAGGDQQKRARED is encoded by the exons ATGGCTCAAACATCTGGGAAGAACCTCTGGGTAGCCGCTTCTGACGGAGATATCGAACGAGTCAAA TACTTGATCGAGCAGGAAAATTGCACCCCTAACGACAAAGATGCCAACTCATACACTCCACT CCACGCAGCCGCCTCTTACGCTCACATAGATCTTCTCTCCTACCTGCTGTCAATTGGCGGTGACCCCAATCTCACAGACGACGACGGGGAAACACCTCTATATGTTGTTGAAACCATTGAAGTCGCCAAATTTCTCATTGACAACGGTGCCGACCCCAAATGGAAGAATCAAGAAGGTTTGACAGCTGCCGAGCTGCTGGACGAAGACCATCCTGATGTGGCAGCATTCCTCCGAGGGTTGACAGGCGAAGTGGCTCCCACAAGATCAGAGGGTATGGATGACGAAAgggaggtggtggatggAGATATTTCCAATGGTCAAATATCTCAGCTCGCTTTGGACAACTATACGTCAACGCAAACTGTCGCTTTACTTCAGGAGGCGCAACGGATCATGGAAGAATGCGCAAGAGATGGCGTGGAACCGGATGAACGGCTGAGGGAGGTTGTGGAGCGGGCAGTAAGGGATGGATTGGCTTTTGGAAGGGAAGCtgcggaagatgaagaagcccCGGCACCAGCGGGAGGCGACCAGCAGAAGCGGGCTAGAGAGGACTGA
- a CDS encoding cohesin complex subunit psm1 — protein sequence MPLQRLELYNFKSYRGKQVISFGDVPFVSIIGPNGAGKSNLMDAISFVLGVKSAQLRSTQLKDLVYRGRRTATQEVESETPTETESGDGSGDARSAWVMAVYMDDAGKEWTFRRSVSMSGSSSYFLDGRSVAWKDYNTQLAKFNILVKAKNFLVFQGDVEGVASQDSKALARLIDRISGSLDLAPSYEAAKAAQEKATEASSTNYAKKRSMLTEAKHFREQQEEIKQWERLNDSKDALTQRLILWRLYHLANKISQSTQKVEEANNRLAEFRAACSEADSNLSDVKREQAKAHLNVKKREANLKKAEKAFEDKKPELVAIDTQIAHSEKRASGAAAQEEKVKKDEKRQADTVKELQKGLEHITKNMEEAGERQRQRSQASGITLSAADLNEYRQLRASANLHAVQERQQLETLRREQKNLRDALASVEDQIQQARRQREKLTGEVDNLAEREETMTAKTNKMNDERERIKGQLDHAQAERRRINMRETEINERLQDTYHKLLQAGADRRENEREAKLKETLASLKRIFPGVHGRVVDLCRPVATKYDTAVMTVLGRNIDAVVVEHEKVAIDCIEYMRNQRAGQATFIPLDTIQVKPVPERLRNFARGARLAIDCIEYDPAVERAMQHACSSSLICDTMDIAKYVCYERSQEVKAVTLDGTVIHKSGLITGGQGSGGGRKFDDKEVEGLNKLKETYLGQLQELYRSKPQDKGDEALLESLSRLDAESDIAKDDLHAIQVRLHGLREELTHVISTIERLTPDVEARSRSVASSEERSAALLETIEQADDEVFDAFCQKIGVSNIREYEDVQLRIAKEANDAMESFAAQQARVKHQIDFESSQLRNTRERIAHLRNLVTRAESNVVELRSQREEVQAELESLQAEIDRQRGKLDDANGKRDEVIRRVDEMRERSRKAQKTLDRAIKEIATWNDEILKYASDRHAIYRRCRLEEIDLPLVKGRLDKVPIEEPIKDEDGVMEDEEATQKPVQVDDYGLEPDFDVLEEEDKENEDEEVGREFEAQISKMRNDLERLAPNMKAVERLDEVERELDDAEREAEETRKESKRAKDDFQAIKKKRCDLFNKAYNHMSEVIDKIYKDLTKSQNQVGGTAWFTLEEAEEPYLSGVNYSTMPPGKRFAEMEQLSGGEKTMAALALLFAIHSFHPAPFFVLDEVDAALDATNVQKLARYVRSQADRNVQFLIISLKSTLYEKADGLVGVYREQEENSSMTLTLDLRKYGN from the exons ATGCCGCTCCAACGGTTGGAGCTCTACAACTTCAAGTCGTATCGAGGAAAACAG GTTATCTCTTTTGGCGATGTTCCCTTCGTCTCAATCATAGGTCCAAACGGTGCTGGCAAGTCAAACTTGATGGATGCTATCTCTTTTGTCCTAGGAGTCAAATCAGCGCAGCTCCGATCAACCCAGCTTAAGGATCTGGTCTATCGTGGGAGGAGAACTGCAACTCAGGAAGTTGAGAGTGAAACTCCGACAGAGACTGAAAGCGGGGACGGTTCAGGTGATGCTAGGTCTGCATGGGTAATGGCAGTTTATATGGACGATGCTGGTAAAGAATGGACCTTCCGTCGCAG TGTGTCTATGTCGGGATCCTCCTCTTATTTCCTGGATGGAAGATCTGTTGCTTGGAAAGATTATAACACTCAACTTGCCAAGTTCAATATCCTTGTTAAGGCAAAAAACTTTTTGGTATTCCAAGGTGATGTCGAAGGGGTGGCTAGCCAGGACAGTAAAGCTCTTGCTCGCTTGATTGACCGGATAAGCGG TTCCCTTGACTTGGCTCCATCTTATGAAGCTGCGAAGGCTGCCCAGGAAAAGGCCACGGAGGCGTCCTCAACGAATTAtgcaaagaaaaggagcatGCTCACTGAAGCCAAACATTTTAGAGAGCAACAAGAGGAGATAAAACAATGGGAAAGGCTTAACGACTCCAAG GACGCCTTGACACAACGCCTCATACTATGGAGATTATATCACCTTGCCAACAAGATCAGCCAGTCTACCcagaaggttgaggaagcAAACAATCGCCTAGCTGAGTTCAGAGCCGCCTGT AGTGAAGCCGATAGCAACTTGTCTGATGTTAAGAGAGAGCAAGCTAAAGCACATTTGAATGTCAAGAAACGCGAAGCAAATCTCAAAAAAGCGGAAAAGGCTTTTGAAGACAAA AAACCCGAACTAGTAGCCATCGATACCCAGATCGCCCATTCCGAGAAAAGAGCGAGCGGCGCCGCCGCCcaggaagaaaaagtaaagaaggatgagaaaagGCAGGCAGACACGGTTAAAGAGCTCCAGAAGGGTTTGGAGCACATTACGAAAAATATGGAGGAGGCCGGAG AAAGGCAGCGGCAAAGGAGTCAGGCTTCAGGTATAACTCTGTCGGCAGCTGACCTGAACGAGTATCGCCAGCT ACGCGCATCCGCTAACCTTCATGCTGTTCAAGAACGTCAGCAGCTTGAAACGCTTCGGCGTGAACAAAAAAACCTTAGGGACGCTCTTGCCTCAGTGGAAGATCAGATACAGCAAGCTCGGCGACAACGCGAAAAGCTTACTGGAGAAGTTGACAACCTCGCTGAACGGGAAGAAACT ATGACTGCCAAGACGAATAAGATGAATGATGAGCGAGAGCGAATCAAAGGCCAGTTGGACCATGCACAGGCCGAAAGGCGCCGGATCAA TATGCGGGAGACTGAAATCAATGAGCGTCTTCAGGATACTTATCACAAGCTTCTCCAAGCTGGAGCTGATAGGCGTGAAAATGAGAGGGAGGCTAAGCTAAAGGAGACTCTCGCTAGCCTTAAACGAATTTTCCCCGGTGTGCATGGTCGAGTTGTCGACCTGTGTAGACCCGTGGCGACGAAATACGATACGGCTGTCATGACTGTTCTGGGTAGAAACATTGATGCAGTAGTTGTCGAACATGAGAAGGTCGCTATCGACTGCAtcgag TACATGCGGAATCAACGGGCAGGGCAAGCTACTTTCATCCCCCTTGACACCATACAGGTGAAGCCTGTCCCCGAGCGGCTTCGTAACTTTGCTCGTGGTGCCCGGCTTGCCATTGATTGTATTGAGTATGATCCCGCTGTTGAGCGGGCTATGCAGCATGCTTGCAGTAGCTCATTGATTTGTGATACCATGGATATCGCGAAATATGTCTGTTATGAAAGGAGTCAGGAAGTCAAAG CTGTGACCCTCGACGGCACTGTGATCCACAAAAGCGGTTTAATTACGGGTGGCCAGGGATCAGGAGGAGGTAGGAAATTTGACGATAAAGAAGTCGAAG GTCTCAATAAATTAAAGGAGACCTATCTTGGACAGCTTCAAGAACTTTATCGATCCAAGCCGCAAGACAAAGGCGACGAAGCTCTCCTGGAAAGCCTTTCTCGACTTGATGCTGAATCTGATATCGCCAAGGATGACCTC CATGCTATTCAAGTCCGTCTTCATGGCCTCCGTGAGGAACTCACACATGTCATCTCCACTATTGAACGCCTCACCCCCGACGTCGAGGCTCGCTCCCGATCTGTCGCGTCTTCAGAGGAGCGTTCAGCTGCTCTGTTGGAAACCATCGAGCaggcagatgatgaagtaTTCGACGCTTTCTGTCAGAAAATTGGAGTTTCTAATATCAGGGAGTACGAAGATGTACAACTCAGAATTGCCAAGGAGGCGAATGATGCCATGGAGAGCTTCGCAGCTCAACAGGCGAGAGTAAAACATCA GATTGACTTTGAGTCTTCTCAGCTCAGAAATACCCGCGAGCGCATTGCCCACCTTCGAAACCTCGTTACCAGAGCAGAAAGCAACGTCGTCGAACTACGTTCTCAGCGCGAGGAAGTCCAAGCAGAGCTCGAGTCCCTTCAAGCCGAAATTGATCGTCAGCGAGGTAAACTCGACGATGCTAATGGCAAACGCGACGAAGTGATTCGCCGGGTTGATGAGATGCGCGAGCGCTCTCGGAAAGCTCAAAAAACTTTGGACAGGGCGATCAAAGAAATTGCGACGTGGAATGATGAGATCTTGAAGTATGCGTCAGATAGACATGCTATCTATAGAAGATGTAGACTAGAAGAAATTGATCTGCCGCTGGTCAAAGGAAGACTTGACAAAGTTCCGATCGAGGAG CCCATcaaagatgaggatggggtaatggaggatgaggaagctACACAGAAACCAGTGCAAGTCGATGATTACGGCTTGGAACCGGACTTTGATGTAttagaagaggaagataaGGAG aacgaagatgaagaagtcggCCGAGAATTCGAAGCTCAGATCTCCAAAATGAGAAATGATCTCGAACGTTTGGCCCCGAATATGAAAGCGGTGGAACGACTGGACGAGGTTGAGAGAGAACTGGATGATGCAGAgcgagaagcagaggaGACGAGAAAAGAGAGCAAACGAGCAAAGGACGATTTCCAGGcgataaagaaaaagag ATGCGATCTGTTCAACAAGGCATACAATCACATGTCTGAAGTCATCGATAAGATCTACAAGGATCTGACCAAAAGTCAGAATCAAGTAGGAGGTACAGCGTGGTTTACTCTGGAAGAGGCCGAG GAACCATATCTTAGTGGTGTCAATTATAGCACCATGCCTCCTGGAAAACGATTCGCGGAAATGGAGCAACTTTCCGGCGGTGAAAAGACAATGGCTGCTCTTGCCCTGTTGTTCGCCATCCACAG CTTTCATCCTGCGCCTTTCTTCGTCCTTGACGAAGTCGATGCAGCTTTGGATGCCACGAATGTACAGAAGCTGGCGAGATACGTACGAAGCCAGGCCGACAGGAATGTACAGTTCTTGATTATCTCCCTGAAGAGCACTTT GTACGAAAAAGCGGACGGATTGGTTGGCGTGTATcgagaacaagaagaaaacagcTCAATGACTCTAACTCTCGATTTGAGAAAG TATGGCAACTAG